From Triticum urartu cultivar G1812 chromosome 2, Tu2.1, whole genome shotgun sequence, a single genomic window includes:
- the LOC125538767 gene encoding 26S proteasome non-ATPase regulatory subunit 6, giving the protein MDGGGEEGKQQPQLVLAHKLFLLSQPDVDDLAKVGLRDDVLAAVKSDDMAALYESLAAEGVLEMDAALLAEMRGRIEEETKKFDEKIADAEENLGESEVREAHLAKSLYFIRVGEKEKALEQLKVTEGKTVAVGQKMDLVFYTLQIGLFHMDFDLISKSVDKAKILFEEGGDWERKNRLKVYEGLYCMATRNFKKATSLFLDSVSTFTTYELFPYDTFIFYTVLTSVITLDRVSLKQKVVDAPEILAVIGKVPHLSEFLNSLYDCQYKSFFVAFSGLTEQIKLDRYLQPHFRYFMREVRTVVYSQFLESYKSVTMEAMAASFGVTVDFIDQELSRFIAAGKLHCKIDKVAGVLETNRPDARNAFYQSTIKQGDFLLNRIQKLSRVIDL; this is encoded by the exons ATGGACGGAGGCGGCgaggaagggaagcagcagccgcagctGGTGCTGGCGCACAAGCTGTTCCTCCTCTCGCAGCCAGACGTGGACGACCTCGCCAAGGTCGGCCTCCGCGATGACGTCCTCGCCGCAGTGAAATCCGATG ACATGGCGGCGCTGTACGAGTCGCTGGCGGCCGAAGGCGTGCTGGAGATGGACGCGGCGCTGCTCGCGGAGATGCGCGGCCGGATCGAGGAGGAGACCAAGAAGTTCGACGAGAA GATCGCGGATGCTGAAGAGAATTTGGGTGAGAGTGAAGTGCGTGAAGCCCATCTAGCCAAATCCTTGTACTTCATAAGGGTTGGCGAGAAG GAAAAAGCGCTGGAGCAGCTTAAAGTTACTGAAGGCAAAACTGTAGCTGTGGGGCAGAAGATGGATCTTGTTTTCTACACTTTACAGATTGGCCTTTTCCATATGGACTTTGATCTCATCTCCAAGTCCGTTGACAAGGCCAAAAT CTTGTTTGAAGAGGGTGGTGATTGGGAGAGGAAGAACAGATTGAAAGTGTACGAAGGCTTGTACTGCATGGCCACTAGAAATTTCAAGAAGGCTACTAGCTTATTTTTGGATTCCGTTTCAACTTTCACAACTTATGAGTTGTTCCCCTATGATACCTTCATCTTTTACACGGTCCTTACAAGTGTTATCACATTGGACCGCGTATCACTGAAACAAAAG GTTGTAGACGCACCTGAGATCCTGGCTGTAATTGGCAAAGTACCTCACCTCTCGGAGTTTCTCAATTCCCTCTACGATTGCCAGTACAAGTCATTTTTTGTGGCATTCT CTGGCCTGACGGAGCAGATCAAGTTAGACCGATACTTGCAACCACATTTCCGCTACTTCATGCGTGAAGTGCGCACTGTTGTCTATTCACAGTTCCTTGAGTCATACAAGAGTGTGACGATGGAAGCAATGGCTGCCTCATTTGGTGTGACAGTTGATTTCATAGACCA GGAATTGTCGCGCTTTATTGCTGCTGGGAAACTTCACTGCAAGATTGATAAGGTTGCTGGTGTCCTGGAGACGAACCGACCTGATGCACGTAATGCCTTCTACCAGTCGACCATCAAGCAAGGAGACTTCCTGCTGAATCGCATACAGAAGCTGTCGCGAGTCATTGACCTGTAG
- the LOC125538766 gene encoding serine/threonine protein phosphatase 2A 57 kDa regulatory subunit B' theta isoform-like: MIKQILGRLPKKTGKAGDGRDAATANGNEPSNSYSVARSVEPGGNKRAGNGEHLPPAGSASTPVMNGAVVYHSNEPLPAFKDVPVSEKQNLFVRKATLCCAVYDFADPTKNLKEKEMKRQTLMELVDYVTSANGKFSEVIMLEISKMVAINLFRSSNPTPRENKAIEGVDMEEEEPLMDPAWSHLQIVYEVFLRFVASQETDAKLAKRYIDHSFILKLLDLFDSEDPRERDYLKTILHRIYGKFMVHRPFIRKAINNIFYRFIFETEKHNGIAELLEILGSIINGFALPLKEEHKLFLLRALIPLHKPKCVAMYHQQLSYCITQFVEKDCKLADTVIRGLLKYWPITNSSKEVMFLGELEEVLEATQLAEFQRCMVPLFRQIASSMNSSHFQVAERALFLWNNDHIENLIKQNYKVILPIIFPALERNARGHWNQAVRSLTLNVRKIFTDHDSAFFGECMQKFDDDELKQEESSSKREALWKRLEEMGGESSPSGIPNGKSSQ, translated from the exons ATGATTAAACAGATCCTTGGCAGGCTGCCCAAGAAGACAGGGAAGGCCGGCGATGGCCGGGATGCTGCCACGGCCAACGGCAACGAGCCGTCCAACTCTTACAGCGTTGCAAGGAGTGTGGAGCCTGGTGGGAATAAGAGAGCAGGAAATGGGGAGCACCTgccaccagctggctccgcttctaCTCCGGTGATGAATGGGGCTGTGGTGTATCACTCCAACGAGCCGCTGCCGGCGTTCAAGGACGTGCCGGTCTCGGAGAAGCAGAATCTGTTTGTCAGAAAGGCCACCCTGTGCTGTGCTGTGTACGACTTCGCCGATCCGACCAAGAACctgaaggagaaggagatgaagcggcagacgcttaTGGAGCTTGTTGATTATGTCACTTCTGCAAATGGCAAGTTCTCGGAGGTCATCATGTTGGAGATCAGCAAGATGGTTGCAATTAACTTGTTCCGGAGCTCGAATCCCACTCCTCGTGAGAACAAGGCCATCGAAGGAGTTGATATGGAGGAAGAAGAGCCTCTCATGGATCCAGCATGGTCACACCTGCAGATCGTTTATGAGGTTTTCTTGAGATTTGTAGCGTCGCAAGAGACAGACGCAAAGCTGGCCAAGAGATACATAGACCATTCCTTCATTCTCAAGCTACTAGATCTTTTTGACTCTGAAGACCCCAGGGAAAGGGACTATCTCAAGACAATACTCCATCGAATATATGGTAAATTCATGGTGCATCGCCCATTCATCAGGAAAGCAATTAACAACATCTTCTACAGATTTATATTTGAAACGGAAAAGCATAATGGTATTGCAGAGCTGCTGGAGATCTTGGGCAGTATAATTAATGGTTTTGCCCTGCCACTTAAAGAGGAGCACAAATTGTTCCTTCTCCGTGCACTGATCCCACTTCATAAGCCAAAGTGTGTGGCAATGTACCATCAGCAGCTATCGTATTGCATCACACAGTTTGTTGAGAAGGATTGCAAACTTGCTGACACTGTTATTAGGGGCTTGCTGAAGTATTGGCCTATAACCAACAGCTCAAAGGAGGTGATGTTCTTGGGTGAGCTAGAAGAGGTTTTAGAGGCAACACAGCTTGCAGAGTTCCAAAGATGCATGGTTCCGCTCTTCCGTCAGATTGCCAGTAGCATGAACAGCTCGCACTTCCAG GTGGCAGAGCGAGCACTGTTTCTATGGAACAACGACCACATTGAGAACTTAATCAAGCAGAATTACAAGGTGATACTACCCATCATCTTTCCCGCGCTCGAGAGAAACGCCCGGGGTCACTGGAACCAAGCTGTCCGGAGCCTGACGCTGAATGTGCGCAAGATCTTCACCGATCATGATTCCGCGTTTTTCGGAGAGTGCATGCAGAAGTTCGACGACGACGAGCTCAAGCAGGAGGAGTCCAGTTCGAAGCGGGAAGCGCTGTGGAAGCGCCTGGAGGAAATGGGCGGCGAGAGCAGCCCCTCGGGTATACCCAACGGCAAATCCAGTCAATAG